The following is a genomic window from Calypte anna isolate BGI_N300 chromosome 7, bCalAnn1_v1.p, whole genome shotgun sequence.
TCCAAGCACCATCATGGCTTTGAGGGGACTCAGTGGCTTTGGTCCTGATCCTGCACATCTGAGTTTTTCTGTCAGTTGCTTTCTAAGTGATTGTCAAACACAGGAAATCATGTCTTCCTTTATACTTTTACTTCCAGACTTGGAAAATACAAATCTAAGCAGCAGATTCTTACCAAGGCTAAGGCCTAAGAatatggaatttttaaaaatagccttGCAAGAGATCCAGTTGCTCTCACAGTATCTCAGCCTGCTGGGTACTTTATTCTGCTTTATGACAGCATTTTCCCTCTTTAGAGAAGGAGAGACTGACCATCTGATGTTGCTGTTCTAGTAAGCCCTTGAGTAGACCACTGTGCTCTGCCACTCCCTGTTTGGCAAAGGCTCCTGTCCCTGGGGTCTCCTTTTGCTTCAGAGCAGTCTCTCTGCCCTGTTCCCATCTTTATGATTTTCCATGATTTTACCTGTTCTCAGCATGGCTCGAGATGGTCACTGCACCGATTCTTGTGCTTCAGTTAAGTGCCCAAGAGGGCCACTCAGACTCGAACGAGTGGAAGCAGCCATTAAATGTGACATTATATATTCCTGTGTGATCACCAGGAGATTTCCTGGCTTACATCTTGTTAGATCTTAGCACCTGCCCGTGCTGCAGCCTCCCTCCCTGTGGCAGCAGGGCTCTGCCCTACGAGCAAACTTTCTGATTCCACAGACGATGCTCGACATTTTCGTTGAGATGGAGAAGAAGGAGATTTTGGGCAAAAACAACCTAAATATCCTGAAGCGTCTCTGTGCAGAAATTAACCCCAGCCTGTTGAAGAGAATTGAAGAGTATGAATTAAACCTGTTtggtaaaacaaaacagaacgTCCTCTTTCCCATACTTATTCTTGAAGTGACACCTAAGTGGCAAACAGGACTAATAAGGAATACTTTTCAGGTGAGGAAGAGATGCTCATCACAGAGGAACAGGGGGGCAGTACAGGAGGCTCTGAAGGTAACTgagacctgaaaaaaacaatgtttAGATTTTTCACTCTTCTTTAGCTTTTGCACTCTCTACACCACTTGCATCTCACTTCTTTACACAGGTGCCTCTCTAAAAAGTGGTCAAGCATCCAGTTACTTATCAACTGAACACAGTGCATTTTACTCCATTTTAACGGGTTATCTAGTGGTTTGTAGCTAACAATTTAGGGTTTTCAGAGAACAATTTTACCCTGGGAGGTACTTGTGGGGATGGAGAATAGGAGCAggtcttctcttcttcctctagTGCTCCGTTTTAtacttaaacttttttttttctgcattcagcCCAGCCCAGTTGGCTGCCATCACCTATGTCACCCGATTCTCCTAGCAGATGGAATGCATCTTCCCAGGTAAGTCAGTTTGCTTCTTAGAAACATCATCATTTTGTCTTAGAAAAGATAATTTCCCCATGAGGTGAACAGTTATAAGCCTAACTGTTTAAAGCACTGCctagaagaggaaaaatcatTGCTGCCTAGAGAGAAAACCAGCTGACTCCTCACCCTGCTGTGTCACTAGCAAGGGCTGAGAAGCACCCAGAGGAGAGTGCAGTAGTTTCACCACTGGTCTTTCTTCTTAGCAGCTGGAAGCTTACAAAATGAGTAGCCAGCCCCGTGGAGTGTGCTTGATCCTGAATAACCACAGTTTTGCAAAAGCCAGGGAAACAGTGCCAAAATTCAGAAGCATGAAGGATCGTGATGGGACAGACGTGGATGCAGGTACAGTGAATATTAAAGATGAGTCTGTGTATCTTCTCTCCTTGTCCTGTGCTAAAGGTCTGCATTTCAGTCTTCCCTTTCTAGGATACTTCTGTTGTAGTAGTTGAGTCAGCTCTGGCCCTGTGCTGACAAACCCCAGTCAGCTCATCAAGCTTTTCCTCACTGAGTCAGAACAATTCACTAGCATTTTGCTGCACCCTTAAGCACCAACCTCAGCCTGGGCTTTACAAGCTAGGCTGGCTTCCCTAGGCCATCAGGCCTTCCCTGATGGTTCAGTGGCTGGATGGAGCTGAACTCTGCTTTATTCAGGAGTCAGAGTGCACAGTTTCCCTTCCTGTGACACAGGTACTCACTGAGAGGGTAGTGCCCTCCCCTCTGGGGTAAAGCAAGTGCACTGCTTCATGGCTTTTAAGAGATGAAAGGACCAGCTGTAAAGTGAGTGGGGGAAAGAGTTACTTACACCTTTCTTCATGGTTCTGCATGCTTTCCAAGCAGAGGCAAAGCTGAACAGCAAGATAACAAGGATGCCTTTTAATGAAGGTTCAGGGAACTCCTTACAGATATGATTAGTGATGAGAGTACTAGGTTACTGTCAGAGCAGAATGTAACTATGTGGACAGTAGTGTAGCAAGATGTAAAAAGAAGGATCATTGATCATCTCTAGAAATGTAATTTGCAATTGCAGAGTCAAACCTTCGTGTAATGAAATGGCTCCAGTTCCCCTCCTGTTTGCTTTCCAGAGGCTCTCAGAAGAGTCTTCAGCCAGCTTCACTTTGAAGTAGCAGAACATAAAGACCTTACTGCACAGCAAATCCGGGAGACTGTCAACTCCTACCGGTGCCAAGACCACCAGGACAGAGACTGTTTTGTTTGCTGTATCCTGTCTCATGGGAAAAGAGGCGTTATTTATGGTGTTGATGGGCAGGAGGTAGCTATCCAGGAGCTGACCACTTCTTTCACTGGAGAGAATTGCCGCTCACTGGCTGGAAAACCCAAAGTCTTTTTTGTTCAGGCCTGCCAAGGTGATGCTTTCCAGAAAGGTGTGGTTGTTGAAGCAGATTCTGGAGAGCAAGATCCTTCTGTAGAATCAGATGCAAGATTTCAGGTCAGCTGCATCCCTTCAGAGGCAGACTTCCTCTTGGGCATGGCTACCCTGCAGGATTACGTGTCCTACAGAAGCCCCAGGCAGGGGACCTGGTACATACAGGCCTTGTGCAAGCACCTGGAGTACAGCTGCCCTCGGTAACCATGGTTCCATTATCCTGCTGAATGACAGGGGCTTGGTTTGGCTGCAGAGGGAGGGCTCACTTGGGGTGAAAACAGTGATGAAGGACAGAGCCAACACCATGCAGATTGTCCAGGCAGTTAGCTGGCTGCCCTAAAGCCTGTTCAAAGCAGGAGCCACTGGTGTAGATCAAGACGTGTGAGATTGTGgtaatttttctgctgttaaCTGCCTCCCTGACACAAAACatgcttgtggttttttttgcagtgggGAAGATATTCTCACCATCCTGACAGCAGTGAATCAAGAGGTGAGCAGAAAGGGCTGCAGTGCAAATGCAGAGAAGCAGATGCCACAGCCCAGTTTCACCCTGAGGAAAAAGCTCATCTTCCCCATCAACTGAATGGGAGGGAACTGCGTGGCAGAGGAGCCTCTGTAGCCTGAAATAGGCTGTGCCAGCTAAGATTTGGGTGAAAAATAACAGACTTTCAGCATCTGCTCTTGCTACGAgagcaaatgtttttttattgaaGATATGGCTGAGGAGTAAAAGCCTTAAGAAATCTGTGTTAGTATGTACAGCATCTTGCACACAAGAGCATCTCTGAGCTGGTCTCTGATTTGTGGCTTGCTGGGTAAAATACACTTGGTGTTCTCCATCAGCTGTACCACACTGCTCTTGCCTTAGTAAGGGATCTTTCCAATGctgattttaaaacacagctgTTATGAAGCCTTGTGTATTTTGTACCTaacttttttcaaaataaagggAAAGAGGTGCTGCAATTTTTTATAGGATATAATCAACTCGCATTGGTGTGTTCTGTTACTTTTCTCCACCACTTAAAACCATTCATTTTTAGAGTCTGAGTGCACCTCAAAAGAGTCAAGCATCTTCATCTTCAAGCATCTTCCTGCATTTCAGAGTATCCTCTACATAAAGTAATCTTCACAGTGAAAATCAGTTACATCAGGTTTGAAGATGTCCAGTTATCCTTTGTTGACTTACCTTGCTGACCTTTGAGTCTCAGTTCTAAGCACAGCAAAAGAAGTCACTAAATAAGTACTCAGCtccttaaaaacatttttgtattgTCTCCTGTGATTAGTATGCACATAGAACAGGGAGTTCTGCCAGCTGTAAGAAGTTAAAGCTTTGTTAAGTCTTTTTTGAACAAGATGTTCATTCTGCTACACGTGTGTTACAGCTTTCAGCATTAGTGATGGTGTCAAGGTAAGTGATTATTTAACTAAACACATAGATCCTTACTGGAATTATTTTAAGAGCTTAAGTTCCTGGAGTCCTATGCTGAATGCTTCTCTCTTTGGTACCAGTTGGTGTCTGTAAAGATAAGGGCAGAGAGGTTGCAGACTGTGAGAAGGATTAGAACCTTAACAAGCAGCAGATGCAGCAAGCAGCTACAAAGCTAGAGAAGGTGAGGAGCCTCCTGGGCTGTTGGGAGGGAGCTGGTCTCTTGAgaatctccttttctttgtgtttccagCAAAGGGCATCAGGCCTAAACACTGCAGGTCTTGGGCATGATGCTTAGCCCTTTTCCCTGTGCACCCTTGGAGCCTTCCACCCAGGGACTTACCCTGACGAGATGACCCTAATGAAACAGGTCCCCACCATCCCTGCCCAAGCCTGTCCCCAGAGGGTGGATGCCATATGGTGACCCAAGAGCTGTGCACTCTTCCAGTCTCTCTGGCAGTAAGCCACCTGGGAGGAGCTCCCTGCCCACAGACATGAGTGATATGTGACACACTCTGGCTGATAACATTCCCAAAGGGAAGATCATTATTTGCCCAATATCTGCTTTTTAGAAGTTAAAGTTGTTACCACCTGCTGTTTGCAGTCTGCATGCTCAGAGATTGCTCGCCT
Proteins encoded in this region:
- the LOC103530377 gene encoding caspase-8-like isoform X3 yields the protein MELPRLQLLQVSQELDGTELAALKFLSMEHVPLGKLEAKPAQDFFEVLQEKGMVEAGDMAFLRELLFRIGRIDLLAEQLGSSREEMERELRIPGRAKVSAYRYLLFQLSEDITKDELKYFKNLLEKELPKSKLNPKTTMLDIFVEMEKKEILGKNNLNILKRLCAEINPSLLKRIEEYELNLFGEEEMLITEEQGGSTGGSEAQPSWLPSPMSPDSPSRWNASSQQLEAYKMSSQPRGVCLILNNHSFAKARETVPKFRSMKDRDGTDVDAEALRRVFSQLHFEVAEHKDLTAQQIRETVNSYRCQDHQDRDCFVCCILSHGKRGVIYGVDGQEVAIQELTTSFTGENCRSLAGKPKVFFVQACQGDAFQKGVVVEADSGEQDPSVESDARFQWGRYSHHPDSSESRGEQKGLQCKCREADATAQFHPEEKAHLPHQLNGRELRGRGASVA
- the LOC103530377 gene encoding caspase-8-like isoform X2; this translates as MPAGKKISSLLPPVLGRCRPRWDTLPRTYTVILKSVVCCCCWVCCCAVRNPSGTTSPRGPGASEPPPNPPSPSRRQRAASFRAGAMELPRLQLLQVSQELDGTELAALKFLSMEHVPLGKLEAKPAQDFFEVLQEKGMVEAGDMAFLRELLFRIGRIDLLAEQLGSSREEMERELRIPGRAKVSAYRYLLFQLSEDITKDELKYFKNLLEKELPKSKLNPKTTMLDIFVEMEKKEILGKNNLNILKRLCAEINPSLLKRIEEYELNLFGEEEMLITEEQGGSTGGSEAQPSWLPSPMSPDSPSRWNASSQLEAYKMSSQPRGVCLILNNHSFAKARETVPKFRSMKDRDGTDVDAEALRRVFSQLHFEVAEHKDLTAQQIRETVNSYRCQDHQDRDCFVCCILSHGKRGVIYGVDGQEVAIQELTTSFTGENCRSLAGKPKVFFVQACQGDAFQKGVVVEADSGEQDPSVESDARFQVSCIPSEADFLLGMATLQDYVSYRSPRQGTWYIQALCKHLEYSCPRGEDILTILTAVNQEVSRKGCSANAEKQMPQPSFTLRKKLIFPIN
- the LOC103530377 gene encoding caspase-8-like isoform X1, encoding MELPRLQLLQVSQELDGTELAALKFLSMEHVPLGKLEAKPAQDFFEVLQEKGMVEAGDMAFLRELLFRIGRIDLLAEQLGSSREEMERELRIPGRAKVSAYRYLLFQLSEDITKDELKYFKNLLEKELPKSKLNPKTTMLDIFVEMEKKEILGKNNLNILKRLCAEINPSLLKRIEEYELNLFGEEEMLITEEQGGSTGGSEAQPSWLPSPMSPDSPSRWNASSQQLEAYKMSSQPRGVCLILNNHSFAKARETVPKFRSMKDRDGTDVDAEALRRVFSQLHFEVAEHKDLTAQQIRETVNSYRCQDHQDRDCFVCCILSHGKRGVIYGVDGQEVAIQELTTSFTGENCRSLAGKPKVFFVQACQGDAFQKGVVVEADSGEQDPSVESDARFQVSCIPSEADFLLGMATLQDYVSYRSPRQGTWYIQALCKHLEYSCPRGEDILTILTAVNQEVSRKGCSANAEKQMPQPSFTLRKKLIFPIN